Proteins from a genomic interval of Mustela lutreola isolate mMusLut2 chromosome 4, mMusLut2.pri, whole genome shotgun sequence:
- the NACAD gene encoding NAC-alpha domain-containing protein 1 isoform X1, giving the protein MPGEAARAELLLPEAGRPGPRTESSCDVAVATTPRGDRLEHCALTPGPSTLALEFLPSKPGARPPPEGASWDAGPGGTPSAWAVPTEGSPSLGSPEAQPASGPPPTTLEPRIVMGEETRRVSLPSRAALPELRDWEGGHPSLDPPPELCSQGDPPVPCPAPDLDSYFTPPSTPTETTSALLLGPGPRREAPAEPGDSPPASPSGSYITADGDSWASSPSCSLSLLAPAEGLDVPSGWGFSPPGSVADEQELPPAGPPGPPSPESSVSADSSSSWGQEGHFFELDFLANDPMVPAALLPFRGSLIVQVEAVEVTPRAPEEEEEVPVPGGDPAGEGEDDSTFASSLQSLSDLSITEGMDEAFAFRDDTSAASSDPDSASYAGADDERLYSEEPHAQPAALLQDTPGEPAPTVSAGVASPASESREPGARVPEMGQASTPPAAQETPGLTGESPWTWGEDMGSISGLVPAAAVTAQPQWEDDGAALGPESWTSPEEGTLIPGPDSLQNLEGEAGQGPESEATPLSLQDTGLPSGQALAATVSPVPQPGDTDRTLHQGPDCEATPVSLQDAALPSSQGTPAKARPETLWVDAGYVPGINPVVTAAQQGGRVTSELRPAPEERDTSCTGGLGPPARDQAQLDGLEPAADTGVPWTSWGTSKPATEALDSPKPATEATDPLEALQHPRPATDAVECPGSDTEDTNCPKPVMETTECTESATEATECPPSVTEATECLESGTEAPEHSKPSMEASECPEHAMEAPKCTKPANEALELLEPTSEAPEYPESATEALEHSEPALETLEHSEPATEVLECPDPATEVLEHSEPAPEAPESPEPAMEAPELPEPDTGAPERPEPAMEAPGYSEPATETPESPEPAMEVLDHSEPAPEALECPEPAMEAPVYSEPATETLECPEPAMEAPEHSEPGMETPESPEPAMEAPECPQPAMEVLEHSESSMETPKHSEFAMEAPEDPEPATEAPEDPEPATEAPEHSEPATETLECPEPATEAPEHSECATETLECPEPATEAPEHSEPATEAPEHSEPATETPECPEPATEAPEHSEPATEAPEHSEPATETPECPEPATEALELSVPATEAPEATTEAQECSQPATEALKCPKPATEAPGLSEPATEALEYSEPATGPPGPAMEATDPPKLASIREEVAEGLLAPKQETCASACVFAGDGVEPHFPPKEDPGGENQGAGGLRSTPHSARKAPGDSGPEVHLAALPEVSHTWPQNPAEEGRANPEPRSSVAVASEAGLASCSESPPRSAARPGRGCPEEPAPTIPAPSWRLEPVLGPGSGVRAQVAPGSPSLSPPQASGSPNRGLPSMTRDRPLGPEPAAPGVPTEAAPCPMAPLMPCPCQGPREDSTEAKEPPGSPGLQPPRAGAQRAVAASSGTTKPPGAGHRVSLPPHSPLFSPKTAPTGDTHAKDQAWRISTPCQVPPGPQGLPAAEQQDDQDSLEEDSPPRAPGSGQHSDSHGESSAELEEQDLSGAQTAQCPTQVPAGGSSEETVAKAKQSRSEKKARKAMSKLGLRQIQGVTRITIQKSKNILFVIAKPDVFKSPASDTYVVFGEAKIEDLSQQVHRAAAEKFKVPTEPSALVPESAPGPLVRSGCEEEEEEEEEVDEAGLELRDIELVMAQANVSRARAVRALRDNQSDIVNAIMELTM; this is encoded by the exons ATGCCCGGGGAGGCTGCCCGCGCCGAGCTGCTGCTGCCGGAGGCGGGCAGGCCCGGGCCCCGCACAG AGTCGTCCTGTGATGTGGCCGTGGCCACCACCCCAAGAGGGGACCGGCTGGAGCACTGTGCCCTGACCCCTGGACCCAGCACCCTGGCCCTGGAGTTTCTGCCCAGCAAGCCAGGCGCCCGGCCCCCGCCCGAGGGAGCCAGCTGGGATGCAGGGCCGGGAGGCACCCCCTCGGCCTGGGCAGTCCCCACAGAAGGCAGCCCCAGCCTGGGTTCCCCCGAGGCCCAGCCTGCCAGTGGCCCTCCCCCAACCACCCTGGAGCCCCGGATCGTGATGGGTGAGGAGACCCGCCGGGTGTCCCTGCCGTCCAGGGCAGCCCTTCCAGAGCTCAGGGACTGGGAGGGTGGGCACCCCAGCCTGGACCCACCCCCCGAGTTGTGTTCTCAGGGTGACCCTCCTGTGCCTTGCCCTGCACCAGACCTTGACTCCTACTTCACGCCACCCTCCACTCCCACCGAGACCACCTCTGCCCTGCTCCTTGGCCCCGGGCCCCGCAGGGAGGCCCCGGCTGAGCCAGGGGACTCGCCGCCCGCCTCGCCATCGGGCTCCTACATCACAGCAGATGGAGACAGCTGGGCCTCATCCCCGTCCTGCTCCCTGAGCCTGCTGGCCCCGGCCGAAGGGCTAGATGTCCCCTCAGGCTGGGGCTTCTCCCCGCCGGGCTCCGTGGCCGATGAGCAGGAGCTGCCTCCCGCGGGGCCCCCGGGCCCCCCGTCCCCGGAATCCAGCGTCTCAGCCGACAGCAGCTCTTCCTGGGGCCAAGAGGGCCACTTCTTCGAGCTGGACTTCCTGGCCAACGACCCCATGGTCCCCGCCGCCCTCCTGCCCTTCCGAGGCAGCCTCATCGTGCAAGTGGAGGCTGTGGAGGTGACGCCAAGAGcccccgaggaggaggaggaggtcccTGTCCCTGGAGGGGACCCAGCCGGGGAGGGCGAGGACGACAGCACGTTCGCCTCCTCCCTGCAGTCCCTGTCTGACCTCTCCATCACCGAGGGCATGGACGAGGCCTTCGCCTTCCGGGACGACACCTCGGCGGCCTCATCCGACCCCGACTCGGCCTCCTATGCGGGGGCAGACGACGAGAGGCTGTACAGCGAGGAGCCCCATGCGCAGCCTGCCGCCCTGCTCCAGGACACCCCCGGCGAGCCCGCTCCTACCGTCTCCGCGGGGGTGGCCAGCCCAGCCTCCGAGAGCCGGGAGCCGGGTGCCCGGGTTCCCGAGATGGGCCAGGCCTCCACTCCTCCCGCAGCACAGGAAACCCCGGGCCTCACTGGGGAGAGCCCCTGGACCTGGGGGGAGGacatgggctccatctcaggtctGGTGCCTGCTGCTGCGGTCACGGCTCAGCCCCAATGGGAGGATGACGGCGCAGCCTTAGGCCCAGAGTCTTGGACCTCCCCAGAAGAGGGAACCCTCATTCCAGGCCCAGACTCTCTGCAGAAcctggaaggagaagcaggccaagGCCCTGAATCTGAGGCCACACCTCTGTCCCTGCAGGACACCGGCCTCCCCTCAGGCCAGGCGCTGGCCGCCACAGTCAGCCCTGTGCCCCAGCCGGGGGACACGGACAGGACCTTACACCAGGGCCCTGACTGTGAGGCCACACCTGTGTCCCTGCAGGACGCAGCCCTCCCCTCAAGCCAAGGGACTCCTGCCAAGGCCAGGCCTGAGACCCTGTGGGTAGATGCAGGCTACGTGCCAGGGATCAACCCTGTGGTCACTGCAGCCCAACAGGGAGGACGAGTGACCTCGGAACTGAGGCCAGCACCTGAGGAAAGGGACACAAGCTGCACGGGAGGCCTGGGGCCTCCAGCCCGGGACCAGGCCCAGCTGGATGGACTGGAGCCAGCTGCAGACACCGGGGTGCCCTGGACCTCATGGGGTACCTCCAAGCCTGCCACGGAGGCCCTAGACTCCCCCAAGCCTGCCACAGAGGCCACAGACCCCCTTGAGGCCCTGCAACACCCCAGGCCTGCCACAGATGCCGTGGAATGCCCTGGCTCTGACACAGAGGACACAAATTGCCCCAAGCCTGTCATGGAGACCACAGAATGCACAGAGTCTGCCACGGAGGCCACGGAATGTCCACCATCTGTCACAGAGGCTACAGAATGCCTGGAGTCTGGCACAGAGGCCCCGGAACATTCCAAGCCTTCCATGGAAGCCTCAGAATGCCCAGAACATGCTATGGAGGCCCCAAAATGCACCAAGCCTGCCAATGAGGCCCTGGAACTCCTTGAGCCGACCTCAGAGGCCCCAGAATACCCTGAGTCTGCCACAGAGGCCCTAGAACATTCTGAGCCTGCCCTGGAGACCCTGGAACATTCTGAGCCTGCCACGGAGGTCCTGGAATGCCCAGACCCTGCCACGGAGGTCCTGGAACATTCTGAGCCTGCCCCAGAGGCCCCGGAAAGCCCAGAGCCTGCCATGGAAGCCCCGGAACtcccagagcctgacacaggggccCCGGAACGCCCAGAGCCTGCCATGGAAGCCCCAGGATATTCTGAGCCTGCCACGGAGACACCAGAAAGCCCAGAGCCTGCCATGGAGGTCCTAGACCATTCTGAGCCTGCCCCGGAGGCCCTGGAATGCCCAGAGCCTGCCATGGAAGCCCCAGTATATTCTGAGCCTGCCACAGAGACCCTGGAATGCCCAGAACCTGCCATGGAGGCCCCAGAACATTCTGAGCCTGGCATGGAGACCCCAGAAAGCCCAGAGCCTGCCATGGAGGCCCCAGAATGCCCACAGCCTGCCATGGAGGTCCTGGAACATTCTGAGTCTTCCATGGAGACCCCGAAACATTCTGAGTTTGCCATGGAGGCCCCAGAAGACCCAGAGCCTGCCACGGAGGCCCCAGAAGACCCAGAGCCTGCCACGGAGGCCCCAGAACATTCTGAGCCTGCCACAGAGACTCTGGAATGCCCAGAGCCTGCCACAGAGGCCCCAGAACATTCTGAGTGTGCCACAGAGACTCTGGAATGCCCAGAGCCTGCCACGGAGGCCCCAGAACATTCTGAGCCTGCCACGGAGGCCCCAGAACATTCTGAGCCTGCCACAGAGACTCCAGAATGCCCAGAGCCTGCCACGGAGGCCCCAGAACATTCTGAGCCTGCCACGGAGGCCCCAGAACATTCTGAGCCTGCCACAGAGACTCCAGAATGCCCAGAGCCTGCCACGGAGGCCCTAGAACTTTCTGTGCCTGCTACGGAAGCCCCAGAAGCTACCACGGAGGCCCAAGAATGCTCACAGCCTGCTACAGAGGCCCTCAAATGCCCCAAGCCTGCCACAGAAGCTCCAGGACTTTCTGAGCCTGCCACGGAGGCCCTAGAATATTCAGAGCCTGCCACAGGCCCCCCTGGGCCTGCCATGGAGGCCACAGACCCACCCAAGCTTGCCTCCATTAGAGAAGAAGTAGCTGAGGGTCTGTTGGCACCTAAGCAGGAAACCTGTGCCAGTGCCTGTGTTTTTGCTGGTGATGGAGTTGAGCCCCATTTTCCCCCAAAGGAGGACCCAGGGGGTGAGAATCAGGGGGCTGGAGGCCTCAGATCAACACCCCACAGTGCTAGGAAGGCTCCTGGGGATAGTGGCCCAGAGGTACATCTTGCTGCTCTCCCCGAGGTCAGTCACACATGGCCCCAGAACCCAGCAGAGGAGGGAAGAGCCAACCCCGAGCCCAGGTCTTCTGTTGCTGTGGCCTCAGAAGCTGGGCTGGCTTCCTGTTCTGAGTCTCCCCCAAGGTCTGCGGCCAGGCCTGGAAGGGGCTGCCCCGAAGAGCCTGCCCCCACCATTCCAGCACCTTCTTGGCGGCTGGAACCCGTGCTGGGCCCAGGCAGTGGAGTGAGGGCTCAAGTAGCCCCTGGAAGCCCCAGCTTGTCCCCACCACAAGCCTCCGGAAGCCCTAATAGGGGTCTGCCCAGCATGACCCGAGACAGGCCCCTTGGCCCAGAGCCCGCTGCTCCTGGGGTCCCCACAGAGGCAGCCCCATGCCCCATGGCACCCCTCATGCcctgcccttgccagggaccTAGGGAAGACTCGACGGAGGCCAAGGAGCCTCCAGGCTCTCCGGGCCTCCAGCCACCACGTGCAGGAGCCCAGCGGGCAGTGGCTGCCTCCTCAGGAACCACAAAACCTCCTGGGGCTGGGCATCGAGTcagcctcccaccccactcccccctCTTCAGCCCCAAAACGGCCCCCACGGGGGACACCCATGCCAAAGACCAGGCCTGGCGGATCTCGACCCCCTGCCAAGTGCCTCCTGGCCCTCAAGGGCTCCCAGCCGCCGAGCAACAGGATGACCAGGACAGCCTGGAGGAAG aCTCGCCCCCAAGGGCTCCAGGATCCGGCCAGCACTCAGACAGCCACGGGGAGTCATCGGCCGAGCTGGAGGAGCAGGACCTCTCGGGAGCACAGACGGCACAGTGCCCGACCCAG GTCCCAGCAGGCGGCAGCAGCGAGGAAACAGTGGCCAAAGCCAAGCAGAGTCGCAGTGAGAAGAAGGCCCGAAAG GCAATGTCCAAGCTGGGCCTACGGCAAATCCAGGGGGTCACCAGGATCACTATCCAGAAATCCAAGAACATCCTGTTTGTCATCGCCAAGCCTGATGTTTTCAAGAGCCCGGCCTCAGACACCTATGTGGTCTTCGGCGAGGCCAAG ATCGAGGACCTGTCCCAGCAAGTGCACAGAGCTGCTGCTGAGAAGTTCAAAGTGCCCACAGAGCCGTCCGCCCTGGTCCCCGAGTCTGCACCTGGGCCGCTGGTGAGGTCTgggtgtgaggaggaggaggaagaggaggaggag GTGGATGAGGCAGGACTGGAGCTCCGTGACATTGAGCTAGTGATGGCGCAGGCCAATGTGTCGAGGGCCAGGGCCGTGCGGGCCCTGAGGGACAACCAGAGCGACATCGTCAACGCCATCATG GAGCTCACCATGTAG
- the NACAD gene encoding NAC-alpha domain-containing protein 1 isoform X2, with the protein MPGEAARAELLLPEAGRPGPRTESSCDVAVATTPRGDRLEHCALTPGPSTLALEFLPSKPGARPPPEGASWDAGPGGTPSAWAVPTEGSPSLGSPEAQPASGPPPTTLEPRIVMGEETRRVSLPSRAALPELRDWEGGHPSLDPPPELCSQGDPPVPCPAPDLDSYFTPPSTPTETTSALLLGPGPRREAPAEPGDSPPASPSGSYITADGDSWASSPSCSLSLLAPAEGLDVPSGWGFSPPGSVADEQELPPAGPPGPPSPESSVSADSSSSWGQEGHFFELDFLANDPMVPAALLPFRGSLIVQVEAVEVTPRAPEEEEEVPVPGGDPAGEGEDDSTFASSLQSLSDLSITEGMDEAFAFRDDTSAASSDPDSASYAGADDERLYSEEPHAQPAALLQDTPGEPAPTVSAGVASPASESREPGARVPEMGQASTPPAAQETPGLTGESPWTWGEDMGSISGLVPAAAVTAQPQWEDDGAALGPESWTSPEEGTLIPGPDSLQNLEGEAGQGPESEATPLSLQDTGLPSGQALAATVSPVPQPGDTDRTLHQGPDCEATPVSLQDAALPSSQGTPAKARPETLWVDAGYVPGINPVVTAAQQGGRVTSELRPAPEERDTSCTGGLGPPARDQAQLDGLEPAADTGVPWTSWGTSKPATEALDSPKPATEATDPLEALQHPRPATDAVECPGSDTEDTNCPKPVMETTECTESATEATECPPSVTEATECLESGTEAPEHSKPSMEASECPEHAMEAPKCTKPANEALELLEPTSEAPEYPESATEALEHSEPALETLEHSEPATEVLECPDPATEVLEHSEPAPEAPESPEPAMEAPELPEPDTGAPERPEPAMEAPGYSEPATETPESPEPAMEVLDHSEPAPEALECPEPAMEAPVYSEPATETLECPEPAMEAPEHSEPGMETPESPEPAMEAPECPQPAMEVLEHSESSMETPKHSEFAMEAPEDPEPATEAPEHSEPATETLECPEPATEAPEHSECATETLECPEPATEAPEHSEPATEAPEHSEPATETPECPEPATEAPEHSEPATEAPEHSEPATETPECPEPATEALELSVPATEAPEATTEAQECSQPATEALKCPKPATEAPGLSEPATEALEYSEPATGPPGPAMEATDPPKLASIREEVAEGLLAPKQETCASACVFAGDGVEPHFPPKEDPGGENQGAGGLRSTPHSARKAPGDSGPEVHLAALPEVSHTWPQNPAEEGRANPEPRSSVAVASEAGLASCSESPPRSAARPGRGCPEEPAPTIPAPSWRLEPVLGPGSGVRAQVAPGSPSLSPPQASGSPNRGLPSMTRDRPLGPEPAAPGVPTEAAPCPMAPLMPCPCQGPREDSTEAKEPPGSPGLQPPRAGAQRAVAASSGTTKPPGAGHRVSLPPHSPLFSPKTAPTGDTHAKDQAWRISTPCQVPPGPQGLPAAEQQDDQDSLEEDSPPRAPGSGQHSDSHGESSAELEEQDLSGAQTAQCPTQVPAGGSSEETVAKAKQSRSEKKARKAMSKLGLRQIQGVTRITIQKSKNILFVIAKPDVFKSPASDTYVVFGEAKIEDLSQQVHRAAAEKFKVPTEPSALVPESAPGPLVRSGCEEEEEEEEEVDEAGLELRDIELVMAQANVSRARAVRALRDNQSDIVNAIMELTM; encoded by the exons ATGCCCGGGGAGGCTGCCCGCGCCGAGCTGCTGCTGCCGGAGGCGGGCAGGCCCGGGCCCCGCACAG AGTCGTCCTGTGATGTGGCCGTGGCCACCACCCCAAGAGGGGACCGGCTGGAGCACTGTGCCCTGACCCCTGGACCCAGCACCCTGGCCCTGGAGTTTCTGCCCAGCAAGCCAGGCGCCCGGCCCCCGCCCGAGGGAGCCAGCTGGGATGCAGGGCCGGGAGGCACCCCCTCGGCCTGGGCAGTCCCCACAGAAGGCAGCCCCAGCCTGGGTTCCCCCGAGGCCCAGCCTGCCAGTGGCCCTCCCCCAACCACCCTGGAGCCCCGGATCGTGATGGGTGAGGAGACCCGCCGGGTGTCCCTGCCGTCCAGGGCAGCCCTTCCAGAGCTCAGGGACTGGGAGGGTGGGCACCCCAGCCTGGACCCACCCCCCGAGTTGTGTTCTCAGGGTGACCCTCCTGTGCCTTGCCCTGCACCAGACCTTGACTCCTACTTCACGCCACCCTCCACTCCCACCGAGACCACCTCTGCCCTGCTCCTTGGCCCCGGGCCCCGCAGGGAGGCCCCGGCTGAGCCAGGGGACTCGCCGCCCGCCTCGCCATCGGGCTCCTACATCACAGCAGATGGAGACAGCTGGGCCTCATCCCCGTCCTGCTCCCTGAGCCTGCTGGCCCCGGCCGAAGGGCTAGATGTCCCCTCAGGCTGGGGCTTCTCCCCGCCGGGCTCCGTGGCCGATGAGCAGGAGCTGCCTCCCGCGGGGCCCCCGGGCCCCCCGTCCCCGGAATCCAGCGTCTCAGCCGACAGCAGCTCTTCCTGGGGCCAAGAGGGCCACTTCTTCGAGCTGGACTTCCTGGCCAACGACCCCATGGTCCCCGCCGCCCTCCTGCCCTTCCGAGGCAGCCTCATCGTGCAAGTGGAGGCTGTGGAGGTGACGCCAAGAGcccccgaggaggaggaggaggtcccTGTCCCTGGAGGGGACCCAGCCGGGGAGGGCGAGGACGACAGCACGTTCGCCTCCTCCCTGCAGTCCCTGTCTGACCTCTCCATCACCGAGGGCATGGACGAGGCCTTCGCCTTCCGGGACGACACCTCGGCGGCCTCATCCGACCCCGACTCGGCCTCCTATGCGGGGGCAGACGACGAGAGGCTGTACAGCGAGGAGCCCCATGCGCAGCCTGCCGCCCTGCTCCAGGACACCCCCGGCGAGCCCGCTCCTACCGTCTCCGCGGGGGTGGCCAGCCCAGCCTCCGAGAGCCGGGAGCCGGGTGCCCGGGTTCCCGAGATGGGCCAGGCCTCCACTCCTCCCGCAGCACAGGAAACCCCGGGCCTCACTGGGGAGAGCCCCTGGACCTGGGGGGAGGacatgggctccatctcaggtctGGTGCCTGCTGCTGCGGTCACGGCTCAGCCCCAATGGGAGGATGACGGCGCAGCCTTAGGCCCAGAGTCTTGGACCTCCCCAGAAGAGGGAACCCTCATTCCAGGCCCAGACTCTCTGCAGAAcctggaaggagaagcaggccaagGCCCTGAATCTGAGGCCACACCTCTGTCCCTGCAGGACACCGGCCTCCCCTCAGGCCAGGCGCTGGCCGCCACAGTCAGCCCTGTGCCCCAGCCGGGGGACACGGACAGGACCTTACACCAGGGCCCTGACTGTGAGGCCACACCTGTGTCCCTGCAGGACGCAGCCCTCCCCTCAAGCCAAGGGACTCCTGCCAAGGCCAGGCCTGAGACCCTGTGGGTAGATGCAGGCTACGTGCCAGGGATCAACCCTGTGGTCACTGCAGCCCAACAGGGAGGACGAGTGACCTCGGAACTGAGGCCAGCACCTGAGGAAAGGGACACAAGCTGCACGGGAGGCCTGGGGCCTCCAGCCCGGGACCAGGCCCAGCTGGATGGACTGGAGCCAGCTGCAGACACCGGGGTGCCCTGGACCTCATGGGGTACCTCCAAGCCTGCCACGGAGGCCCTAGACTCCCCCAAGCCTGCCACAGAGGCCACAGACCCCCTTGAGGCCCTGCAACACCCCAGGCCTGCCACAGATGCCGTGGAATGCCCTGGCTCTGACACAGAGGACACAAATTGCCCCAAGCCTGTCATGGAGACCACAGAATGCACAGAGTCTGCCACGGAGGCCACGGAATGTCCACCATCTGTCACAGAGGCTACAGAATGCCTGGAGTCTGGCACAGAGGCCCCGGAACATTCCAAGCCTTCCATGGAAGCCTCAGAATGCCCAGAACATGCTATGGAGGCCCCAAAATGCACCAAGCCTGCCAATGAGGCCCTGGAACTCCTTGAGCCGACCTCAGAGGCCCCAGAATACCCTGAGTCTGCCACAGAGGCCCTAGAACATTCTGAGCCTGCCCTGGAGACCCTGGAACATTCTGAGCCTGCCACGGAGGTCCTGGAATGCCCAGACCCTGCCACGGAGGTCCTGGAACATTCTGAGCCTGCCCCAGAGGCCCCGGAAAGCCCAGAGCCTGCCATGGAAGCCCCGGAACtcccagagcctgacacaggggccCCGGAACGCCCAGAGCCTGCCATGGAAGCCCCAGGATATTCTGAGCCTGCCACGGAGACACCAGAAAGCCCAGAGCCTGCCATGGAGGTCCTAGACCATTCTGAGCCTGCCCCGGAGGCCCTGGAATGCCCAGAGCCTGCCATGGAAGCCCCAGTATATTCTGAGCCTGCCACAGAGACCCTGGAATGCCCAGAACCTGCCATGGAGGCCCCAGAACATTCTGAGCCTGGCATGGAGACCCCAGAAAGCCCAGAGCCTGCCATGGAGGCCCCAGAATGCCCACAGCCTGCCATGGAGGTCCTGGAACATTCTGAGTCTTCCATGGAGACCCCGAAACATTCTGAGTTTGCCATGGAG GCCCCAGAAGACCCAGAGCCTGCCACGGAGGCCCCAGAACATTCTGAGCCTGCCACAGAGACTCTGGAATGCCCAGAGCCTGCCACAGAGGCCCCAGAACATTCTGAGTGTGCCACAGAGACTCTGGAATGCCCAGAGCCTGCCACGGAGGCCCCAGAACATTCTGAGCCTGCCACGGAGGCCCCAGAACATTCTGAGCCTGCCACAGAGACTCCAGAATGCCCAGAGCCTGCCACGGAGGCCCCAGAACATTCTGAGCCTGCCACGGAGGCCCCAGAACATTCTGAGCCTGCCACAGAGACTCCAGAATGCCCAGAGCCTGCCACGGAGGCCCTAGAACTTTCTGTGCCTGCTACGGAAGCCCCAGAAGCTACCACGGAGGCCCAAGAATGCTCACAGCCTGCTACAGAGGCCCTCAAATGCCCCAAGCCTGCCACAGAAGCTCCAGGACTTTCTGAGCCTGCCACGGAGGCCCTAGAATATTCAGAGCCTGCCACAGGCCCCCCTGGGCCTGCCATGGAGGCCACAGACCCACCCAAGCTTGCCTCCATTAGAGAAGAAGTAGCTGAGGGTCTGTTGGCACCTAAGCAGGAAACCTGTGCCAGTGCCTGTGTTTTTGCTGGTGATGGAGTTGAGCCCCATTTTCCCCCAAAGGAGGACCCAGGGGGTGAGAATCAGGGGGCTGGAGGCCTCAGATCAACACCCCACAGTGCTAGGAAGGCTCCTGGGGATAGTGGCCCAGAGGTACATCTTGCTGCTCTCCCCGAGGTCAGTCACACATGGCCCCAGAACCCAGCAGAGGAGGGAAGAGCCAACCCCGAGCCCAGGTCTTCTGTTGCTGTGGCCTCAGAAGCTGGGCTGGCTTCCTGTTCTGAGTCTCCCCCAAGGTCTGCGGCCAGGCCTGGAAGGGGCTGCCCCGAAGAGCCTGCCCCCACCATTCCAGCACCTTCTTGGCGGCTGGAACCCGTGCTGGGCCCAGGCAGTGGAGTGAGGGCTCAAGTAGCCCCTGGAAGCCCCAGCTTGTCCCCACCACAAGCCTCCGGAAGCCCTAATAGGGGTCTGCCCAGCATGACCCGAGACAGGCCCCTTGGCCCAGAGCCCGCTGCTCCTGGGGTCCCCACAGAGGCAGCCCCATGCCCCATGGCACCCCTCATGCcctgcccttgccagggaccTAGGGAAGACTCGACGGAGGCCAAGGAGCCTCCAGGCTCTCCGGGCCTCCAGCCACCACGTGCAGGAGCCCAGCGGGCAGTGGCTGCCTCCTCAGGAACCACAAAACCTCCTGGGGCTGGGCATCGAGTcagcctcccaccccactcccccctCTTCAGCCCCAAAACGGCCCCCACGGGGGACACCCATGCCAAAGACCAGGCCTGGCGGATCTCGACCCCCTGCCAAGTGCCTCCTGGCCCTCAAGGGCTCCCAGCCGCCGAGCAACAGGATGACCAGGACAGCCTGGAGGAAG aCTCGCCCCCAAGGGCTCCAGGATCCGGCCAGCACTCAGACAGCCACGGGGAGTCATCGGCCGAGCTGGAGGAGCAGGACCTCTCGGGAGCACAGACGGCACAGTGCCCGACCCAG GTCCCAGCAGGCGGCAGCAGCGAGGAAACAGTGGCCAAAGCCAAGCAGAGTCGCAGTGAGAAGAAGGCCCGAAAG GCAATGTCCAAGCTGGGCCTACGGCAAATCCAGGGGGTCACCAGGATCACTATCCAGAAATCCAAGAACATCCTGTTTGTCATCGCCAAGCCTGATGTTTTCAAGAGCCCGGCCTCAGACACCTATGTGGTCTTCGGCGAGGCCAAG ATCGAGGACCTGTCCCAGCAAGTGCACAGAGCTGCTGCTGAGAAGTTCAAAGTGCCCACAGAGCCGTCCGCCCTGGTCCCCGAGTCTGCACCTGGGCCGCTGGTGAGGTCTgggtgtgaggaggaggaggaagaggaggaggag GTGGATGAGGCAGGACTGGAGCTCCGTGACATTGAGCTAGTGATGGCGCAGGCCAATGTGTCGAGGGCCAGGGCCGTGCGGGCCCTGAGGGACAACCAGAGCGACATCGTCAACGCCATCATG GAGCTCACCATGTAG